Proteins encoded together in one Maricaulis maris window:
- a CDS encoding Trm112 family protein, with translation MSDTETREVDPKLLEILVCPVTRETLHYDREARELISKGAGLAYPVRDGIPIMLPEEARQIED, from the coding sequence ATGAGCGATACCGAAACCCGTGAAGTCGACCCCAAGCTGCTCGAGATCCTGGTTTGTCCGGTGACCCGGGAAACCCTTCACTACGACCGGGAAGCCCGGGAACTGATCTCAAAAGGCGCGGGGCTGGCCTATCCGGTCCGCGACGGCATTCCGATCATGCTGCCGGAAGAAGCCCGGCAGATCGAGGACTGA
- a CDS encoding NtrZ family periplasmic regulatory protein: protein MAAAALAVFLCAPAAMAQDVTAEAEAVAPWYEAFTLSMAESPTPELDEITTFDLELGERWGVSLGIQDRSDSRLNDDLSAGAFVTFGDRIRLGGQVRFASPDESFFVRNSEDEARQPEIKFESALRF, encoded by the coding sequence ATGGCAGCTGCTGCCCTGGCGGTTTTCCTGTGCGCACCGGCCGCAATGGCCCAGGATGTGACCGCTGAAGCCGAGGCGGTTGCGCCTTGGTACGAGGCTTTCACCCTGTCCATGGCCGAATCCCCGACGCCGGAACTCGACGAAATCACGACGTTCGATCTTGAACTGGGCGAGCGCTGGGGCGTCTCTCTGGGCATTCAGGACCGTAGCGACTCGCGTCTCAACGACGACCTGAGCGCCGGAGCCTTCGTGACCTTTGGTGACCGTATTCGCCTCGGCGGCCAGGTTCGTTTTGCGTCGCCGGATGAAAGCTTCTTTGTCCGCAACAGCGAAGACGAAGCCCGTCAGCCGGAAATCAAGTTTGAGTCGGCCCTGCGGTTCTGA
- a CDS encoding DUF971 domain-containing protein encodes MSRPWPEKLDFSSADKTLHARFDDGQEFSIPFETLRVESPSAEVQGHGPGQKKIVTGKHNVGITKAEPVGRYAVRLTFDDGHDSGIFTWDYLYALGGAAR; translated from the coding sequence ATGTCACGCCCCTGGCCCGAAAAGCTCGACTTCTCCAGCGCCGACAAGACGCTCCATGCCCGCTTCGATGATGGCCAGGAATTTTCCATCCCGTTCGAGACCTTGCGCGTGGAAAGCCCCAGCGCCGAGGTCCAGGGCCATGGACCTGGCCAGAAAAAGATCGTCACCGGCAAGCATAATGTCGGCATCACCAAGGCAGAGCCGGTCGGCCGCTATGCGGTCCGCCTGACCTTTGATGATGGCCATGACAGCGGCATTTTCACCTGGGACTATCTGTATGCTCTCGGAGGAGCGGCCCGCTAG
- a CDS encoding YggS family pyridoxal phosphate-dependent enzyme has product MINPSDIAARREALLAEITTLASDIGRSPQSIKLVAVSKRQPEERLAEALAAGQRVFGENRVQEAQAHWADRRESYPDLELRLIGPLQSNKAAEAVALFDVIETLDREKLAGALRKEMDRQGRAPGLYVQVNTGEEVQKAGIAPAELADFLARMRGHYGFSVSGLMCIPPVEEPAGLHFALLAKLAAQNNIAELSMGMSADYPVAIGLGATSIRVGTGFFGSRPD; this is encoded by the coding sequence ATGATCAATCCCTCCGATATTGCCGCCCGCCGCGAGGCCCTGCTCGCTGAAATCACAACGCTTGCTTCCGATATCGGTCGCAGCCCGCAGTCCATCAAACTGGTCGCTGTCTCCAAACGCCAGCCCGAAGAGCGGTTGGCCGAGGCTTTGGCAGCCGGCCAGCGGGTGTTTGGCGAAAACCGGGTCCAGGAGGCCCAGGCCCACTGGGCCGACCGTCGCGAAAGCTACCCGGATCTGGAACTGCGCCTGATTGGCCCGCTGCAGTCCAACAAGGCGGCCGAGGCGGTGGCCCTGTTTGACGTGATCGAAACGCTCGATCGCGAAAAGCTGGCGGGCGCGCTGCGCAAAGAAATGGACCGGCAGGGACGGGCACCGGGTCTCTATGTCCAGGTCAATACAGGCGAAGAGGTCCAGAAGGCCGGGATCGCGCCGGCCGAGCTGGCGGATTTCCTAGCTCGCATGCGCGGCCATTACGGTTTCTCGGTCAGCGGCCTGATGTGTATTCCGCCCGTCGAGGAGCCGGCAGGCCTGCATTTTGCCCTGCTCGCCAAACTGGCGGCACAAAACAATATTGCCGAGCTGTCGATGGGGATGAGCGCCGACTATCCGGTAGCGATCGGACTGGGTGCGACTTCGATCCGCGTCGGAACAGGCTTTTTCGGCTCGCGTCCGGACTAG
- the xth gene encoding exodeoxyribonuclease III has product MTLTLASWNINSVRLRAIPLVADWVREADPDVLCLQEIKCLSEQFPEDAFREMGFRHFHVRGQKGMHGVAIASKYPLEDLGDCDLCPRGEARHQRVGVEGIELHNFYIPAGGDEPDPAINPRFAHKLEFLARIERYFAERAAENAPLVLVGDFNIAPYEHDVWSHKQLLKVVSHTPVEVEALERIRQAGQFSDVARELIPMDEKIYTWWSYRAKDWRAANRGRRLDHIWAAPAARDRALAGGRDAFRIWEDERSREKPSDHAPVVLTLGS; this is encoded by the coding sequence ATGACCCTGACCCTTGCCAGCTGGAACATCAATTCCGTGCGCTTGCGCGCGATACCCCTTGTCGCAGACTGGGTCCGCGAGGCCGATCCGGACGTGCTCTGCCTGCAGGAGATCAAGTGTCTGAGCGAGCAGTTCCCGGAAGACGCCTTCCGCGAAATGGGATTCCGGCACTTCCACGTCCGGGGCCAGAAGGGCATGCATGGCGTGGCGATTGCTTCGAAATACCCGCTCGAGGACCTCGGCGATTGTGATTTGTGCCCGCGCGGGGAGGCCCGCCACCAGCGCGTTGGCGTCGAAGGCATCGAGCTGCACAATTTCTACATTCCCGCCGGCGGTGACGAGCCGGATCCGGCGATCAATCCGCGCTTTGCCCACAAGCTGGAGTTTCTCGCCCGGATCGAACGCTATTTCGCCGAGCGGGCCGCCGAGAACGCCCCCCTCGTTCTGGTTGGTGATTTCAACATCGCGCCCTATGAGCATGATGTCTGGTCACACAAGCAATTGCTCAAAGTGGTGTCGCACACACCGGTCGAAGTCGAAGCCCTGGAGCGGATCCGCCAGGCGGGACAGTTCTCCGACGTGGCCCGCGAGCTGATCCCGATGGACGAGAAAATCTACACCTGGTGGAGCTACCGGGCGAAAGACTGGCGCGCCGCCAATCGCGGTCGACGGCTGGACCATATCTGGGCCGCCCCCGCGGCACGCGATCGGGCGCTCGCCGGTGGCCGCGACGCCTTCAGGATATGGGAAGACGAGCGCAGCCGCGAGAAGCCATCAGACCACGCGCCGGTTGTCCTCACGCTCGGCAGCTAA
- a CDS encoding DsrE family protein encodes MQTANPALMLRATILACAAFTASAPALAGPDDFGPGPLIVEYGQIAAVDFDMAMPQDTAYQVAFDVAARSETDALNRTLTSAARFLNMHAANGVAAENLHLAVVIHGGAINDVTTASAGPNADLVAALLDHGVRLIVCGQTAAYYDVEREDLLPGVEMALSAMTAHALLQQSGYTLNPF; translated from the coding sequence ATGCAAACTGCCAATCCCGCCCTGATGCTGCGCGCTACCATCCTGGCCTGTGCCGCCTTCACCGCCAGTGCGCCAGCCCTGGCCGGACCGGATGATTTCGGTCCCGGCCCCCTGATCGTCGAATACGGCCAGATCGCGGCTGTGGATTTCGACATGGCGATGCCGCAGGACACCGCTTACCAGGTCGCCTTTGATGTTGCCGCCCGCTCGGAGACGGACGCGCTCAACCGCACCCTGACCAGCGCTGCACGCTTTTTGAACATGCATGCCGCCAATGGTGTCGCCGCCGAGAATCTGCACCTCGCCGTGGTCATTCACGGCGGTGCCATCAACGACGTGACGACCGCGTCGGCGGGTCCGAATGCCGATCTGGTGGCAGCCCTGCTCGATCACGGCGTTCGCCTGATCGTCTGCGGCCAGACCGCCGCCTATTATGATGTCGAGCGGGAGGATCTTCTACCCGGCGTCGAGATGGCGCTCTCGGCGATGACGGCCCATGCCCTGCTTCAGCAGTCAGGCTATACGCTCAACCCGTTCTGA
- a CDS encoding response regulator transcription factor, with protein sequence MNAQKTILIVDDDEDLREALVEQFALHEEFRTLSAETAGGGMATARSERADLILLDVELPDMDGRDACRLMRKNGITAPIVMLTGQDTDADQILGLESGANDYVTKPFKFSVLLARVRAHLRSHEQSEDAVFQVGPYEFRPSMKVLLTTDEKKIRLTEKETNILKYLYRAGGKPVPRDELLHEVWGYNPAVTTHTLETHIYRLRQKIEPEPAHARLLVTESGGYRLQN encoded by the coding sequence ATGAACGCGCAAAAAACCATCCTGATCGTCGATGATGACGAAGACCTCCGTGAAGCCCTTGTCGAGCAGTTTGCCCTGCACGAGGAATTCCGCACCCTGTCCGCCGAGACCGCCGGCGGCGGCATGGCCACAGCCCGAAGTGAGCGTGCCGATCTCATCCTTCTCGATGTTGAATTGCCCGACATGGACGGGCGCGACGCGTGCCGCCTGATGCGCAAGAACGGCATTACGGCTCCGATCGTCATGCTCACGGGCCAGGACACCGATGCCGACCAGATCCTTGGTCTGGAGTCCGGTGCAAATGACTATGTCACCAAGCCGTTCAAGTTCTCCGTCCTGCTGGCCCGGGTCCGGGCCCATCTTCGCAGCCATGAGCAGAGCGAGGATGCTGTTTTCCAGGTCGGTCCCTATGAGTTTCGTCCGTCGATGAAGGTGCTGCTGACCACGGATGAAAAGAAGATCCGGTTGACCGAGAAAGAGACGAATATTCTCAAATATCTCTATCGGGCCGGCGGCAAGCCGGTGCCGCGGGACGAACTCCTGCACGAGGTCTGGGGGTATAATCCGGCGGTCACGACCCACACGCTGGAGACTCACATCTACCGGCTGCGCCAGAAAATCGAGCCGGAACCAGCGCACGCGCGCTTGCTCGTCACCGAGAGCGGTGGCTACCGGCTCCAGAACTGA
- a CDS encoding thiamine phosphate synthase, translating into MKSAYDAAARMASAAARLTGDRPHVLPPLLALTDPLRQPDPVALIANLAPGSGVIYRHFGAADRLETARRAVTLANRKGVTILVSSDPDLARRSGAHGIHWPEQHIAQAGRMRARGSTLIFTASAHSVKALARARLAGIDATLVSTVFPSASPSAGRPMGPLALAAWAQHSDMPIYALGGVNPRTIRRLESLQISGVAVVGALEVGAIRTAGPTQT; encoded by the coding sequence ATGAAGTCGGCCTACGATGCAGCAGCGCGCATGGCAAGCGCGGCCGCCCGTCTGACGGGTGATCGGCCGCACGTCCTGCCCCCGCTGCTGGCCCTGACGGATCCGCTCAGGCAGCCTGATCCGGTCGCCCTGATCGCCAACCTCGCACCGGGTTCGGGTGTCATCTACCGGCATTTCGGTGCTGCCGACCGGCTGGAGACGGCTCGCCGCGCTGTGACCCTGGCCAACAGGAAAGGCGTCACGATATTGGTCTCTTCCGATCCAGACCTTGCCCGCCGGAGCGGGGCTCACGGGATACACTGGCCGGAGCAGCATATCGCACAGGCCGGACGGATGCGGGCACGAGGCAGCACGCTGATCTTCACCGCGTCGGCCCACTCTGTGAAGGCTCTGGCCCGGGCCCGCCTCGCCGGGATCGATGCCACGCTCGTATCGACGGTTTTTCCGAGCGCCAGCCCGAGTGCCGGGCGGCCAATGGGACCGTTGGCCCTTGCCGCCTGGGCGCAGCACAGCGACATGCCGATCTACGCGCTCGGCGGCGTCAATCCGCGCACGATCAGGCGTCTGGAAAGCTTGCAAATCTCAGGAGTAGCTGTGGTCGGTGCGCTGGAAGTCGGCGCGATCAGAACCGCAGGGCCGACTCAAACTTGA
- a CDS encoding DNA translocase FtsK, which produces MSRKPSTRKAKTPKSAPKPTPQWRLRLTDILFGSLMLAAGVFLMIALLTHNVLDPSWNVASDGAIGNWMGRPGATASDALLQALGWAAGGPGIALVIWGGILIWRTPERRNGSIAIFRWVFAALGTAGFAAAVASLPVPQAWPLAVGLGGVVGDTTLGALASLPARLDLPGSTAIAAGFALLLSIAGIFFTFGLRARDLSSALDAGGLAWATLRVWFDQLRGRLADWGPGSERADEDAFDDDRPERDEPVLRRAMRAADHEPAPATARAAEPEAPSYNPAVKVAPSRKSRDSDRDLREAQGALPFTRSEGFKLPRLDLLARPDVRNDAIDEMALRQNAELLQGVLSDFGVKGEIVQVRPGPVVTLYEFEPAPGVKSSRVINLADDIARSMSTMAARVAVVPGRNAIGIELPNPKRETVFLRALFNSKAFEDAKAELPFALGETIGGEPFVADLARMPHLLIAGTTGSGKSVGINAMILSLLYRLPPEDCRMIMIDPKMLELSVYDGIPHLLSPVVTDPKKAVVALKWAVREMESRYLRMSKVGVRNVAGFNERVAEALATGEELSRTVQTGYDKESGEPVFETETISAEKMPYIVVVIDEMADLMMVAGKEIEGAVQRLAQMARAAGIHLVTATQRPSVDVITGTIKANFPTRISYSVTSKIDSRTILGEQGAEQLLGMGDLLYMASGGRVRRLHGPFVSDKEVEDVAAFLKKQGAPEYLEAVTAGGDDDETDLPGMDDGEGSGDALFDQAVALVARDRKASTSYIQRRLQIGYNRAATLIERMEEEGMIGPSDHAGRREIYLPEGEG; this is translated from the coding sequence ATGAGCCGCAAACCCTCGACCCGCAAAGCCAAGACGCCGAAGTCTGCGCCCAAGCCGACGCCGCAATGGCGCCTGCGTCTGACCGATATCCTGTTCGGCAGCCTGATGCTGGCTGCCGGCGTGTTCCTGATGATCGCACTCTTGACCCACAATGTGCTCGATCCCAGCTGGAATGTCGCGTCCGACGGCGCCATCGGAAACTGGATGGGCCGACCGGGCGCGACCGCCAGTGACGCTCTATTGCAGGCGCTTGGCTGGGCGGCAGGCGGGCCGGGCATTGCGCTCGTTATCTGGGGCGGCATCCTGATCTGGCGGACACCGGAGCGGCGCAACGGATCAATCGCCATCTTCCGGTGGGTATTTGCAGCGCTGGGAACCGCGGGCTTCGCCGCCGCCGTCGCCTCCCTGCCCGTGCCGCAAGCCTGGCCACTCGCTGTGGGCCTGGGCGGGGTTGTCGGCGACACGACGCTGGGTGCACTCGCTTCATTGCCCGCCCGTCTCGATCTGCCGGGTTCAACTGCCATCGCCGCCGGCTTCGCGCTCCTGCTCTCGATCGCCGGCATCTTCTTCACCTTCGGTTTGCGGGCCCGCGACCTGAGCTCGGCCCTCGATGCCGGCGGACTGGCCTGGGCAACGCTGAGGGTCTGGTTTGACCAGCTCCGCGGTCGGCTTGCAGATTGGGGGCCGGGTTCCGAACGGGCGGACGAGGACGCGTTCGATGATGATCGACCGGAGCGCGATGAACCGGTCTTGCGGCGCGCCATGAGGGCGGCCGACCATGAACCAGCACCGGCCACCGCCCGGGCGGCCGAACCGGAAGCGCCCAGTTACAATCCCGCGGTAAAAGTGGCCCCGTCGCGCAAGTCGCGCGACTCCGACCGGGACCTGCGTGAGGCTCAGGGCGCGCTTCCCTTCACCCGCAGTGAGGGCTTCAAACTGCCGCGGCTGGACCTTCTGGCCAGGCCGGACGTCCGCAATGACGCCATTGACGAGATGGCGCTGCGCCAGAATGCCGAGCTTCTTCAGGGCGTGCTGTCCGACTTCGGGGTCAAGGGCGAGATCGTCCAGGTCCGCCCCGGCCCTGTGGTCACGCTCTACGAATTCGAACCGGCCCCGGGCGTCAAATCGTCCCGTGTTATCAATCTGGCTGACGATATCGCGCGCTCCATGAGCACGATGGCGGCCCGCGTTGCCGTTGTGCCCGGGCGCAATGCGATCGGAATCGAGCTGCCCAATCCCAAGCGCGAAACCGTTTTCCTGCGAGCCCTGTTCAATTCCAAGGCCTTCGAGGACGCCAAGGCCGAGCTCCCCTTTGCCCTTGGCGAGACGATTGGCGGTGAACCTTTCGTCGCCGACCTCGCGCGGATGCCGCACCTGCTGATCGCCGGCACCACCGGCTCGGGCAAATCGGTCGGTATCAATGCCATGATCCTGTCCCTGCTCTACCGGCTGCCACCGGAAGACTGCCGGATGATCATGATTGACCCGAAAATGCTCGAACTATCGGTCTATGACGGTATCCCGCACCTGCTCAGCCCGGTCGTGACCGATCCCAAGAAGGCGGTTGTGGCTCTCAAATGGGCGGTTCGCGAGATGGAGAGCCGCTATCTGCGCATGTCCAAGGTCGGCGTGCGCAATGTCGCCGGCTTCAACGAGCGCGTCGCAGAGGCGCTGGCGACCGGCGAGGAACTATCGCGCACGGTCCAGACCGGCTATGACAAGGAAAGCGGCGAACCGGTCTTCGAGACCGAGACCATCTCAGCGGAGAAGATGCCCTACATTGTCGTCGTGATTGATGAGATGGCCGATCTCATGATGGTGGCCGGCAAGGAAATCGAGGGCGCGGTCCAGCGCCTCGCCCAGATGGCCCGCGCCGCCGGCATTCACCTCGTGACAGCGACCCAGCGGCCCTCCGTCGATGTTATTACCGGCACCATCAAGGCCAATTTCCCGACCCGGATTTCCTATTCCGTGACCTCCAAGATCGACAGTCGCACCATCCTCGGCGAGCAGGGAGCCGAACAACTCCTCGGCATGGGCGACCTGCTGTACATGGCATCCGGTGGACGCGTCCGCCGCCTGCATGGTCCGTTTGTGTCCGACAAGGAGGTCGAAGACGTCGCCGCCTTCCTGAAAAAGCAGGGCGCGCCGGAGTATCTTGAAGCCGTCACGGCCGGCGGCGACGATGACGAGACCGACCTGCCCGGCATGGATGACGGCGAGGGCAGCGGCGATGCCCTGTTCGACCAGGCCGTGGCACTTGTTGCCCGCGACCGGAAAGCCTCGACCTCCTATATCCAGCGCCGGCTGCAGATCGGCTATAACCGCGCTGCAACCCTGATCGAACGCATGGAAGAGGAAGGCATGATCGGTCCGTCCGACCATGCCGGTCGCCGTGAGATCTATCTGCCCGAGGGCGAGGGCTGA
- a CDS encoding UbiH/UbiF/VisC/COQ6 family ubiquinone biosynthesis hydroxylase, with protein sequence MTKTAFFDGDVVIAGGGLAGMTLALAMDQAGLRVALVDALEMEDQLAPTFDGRASALAYTSWRMFEALGVAEHLKPFTQRIEHILVCDGRPYGGNKPGGPGPHTLHFDRREISEGDEGEPLGWMAENRHSRFALIQTLKSRPRITILAPARADRYETRGDGVDLYLDDGRVLSAQLLVACDGKFSRLRDQARIRTAGWQYGQKGLVATVRHALPHNGVAYEYFLPSGPFAILPLPDNRSSLVWTEPDAVADALRDAPEAVFQEELENRFGDFLGDVRPEGPRFSYPLGLRFSERFCDDRIAFVGDAARGIHPLAGQGFNLGIRDAAALAEVTGEAKRVGLDIGALITLRRYQDWRKFDSASLAAGTDIFNRLFSNDIEPIRQIRGFGMSLVNKIGPARRFFMRQAGGETGDPPRLLKGERLDAA encoded by the coding sequence ATGACCAAGACAGCATTTTTTGATGGCGATGTTGTGATCGCTGGTGGCGGGCTCGCCGGGATGACCCTCGCGCTGGCGATGGACCAGGCGGGCCTGAGGGTTGCCCTGGTTGATGCGCTGGAGATGGAAGACCAGCTTGCGCCGACCTTTGACGGCCGGGCTTCGGCACTGGCTTATACGTCCTGGCGCATGTTCGAGGCGCTCGGCGTGGCAGAGCATCTCAAGCCCTTTACCCAGCGCATCGAGCACATCCTTGTCTGTGATGGTCGCCCCTATGGTGGCAACAAGCCGGGCGGGCCCGGGCCGCACACGCTGCATTTTGATCGGCGCGAGATTTCCGAAGGCGATGAGGGTGAGCCGCTTGGCTGGATGGCCGAGAACCGTCATTCCCGCTTCGCCCTGATCCAGACCCTGAAGTCCCGGCCCCGCATTACCATCCTGGCGCCGGCCCGGGCGGATCGGTACGAAACCCGCGGCGATGGTGTGGATCTGTATCTCGATGATGGCCGGGTGTTGTCGGCCCAACTGCTGGTCGCCTGCGATGGCAAATTCTCGCGCCTGCGTGATCAGGCCCGCATCCGGACCGCCGGCTGGCAATACGGCCAGAAAGGCCTGGTCGCGACGGTGCGTCATGCCCTGCCCCACAACGGGGTCGCCTATGAGTATTTTCTCCCATCCGGGCCGTTTGCCATCCTGCCACTTCCTGACAATCGGTCATCTCTGGTGTGGACCGAGCCGGATGCTGTTGCCGACGCCCTGCGGGACGCGCCGGAAGCGGTATTCCAGGAAGAGTTGGAGAACCGTTTCGGCGACTTTCTTGGCGATGTGCGTCCGGAAGGCCCGCGTTTCAGCTATCCGCTGGGGCTGCGTTTCAGCGAGCGCTTCTGCGATGACCGGATAGCCTTTGTTGGCGATGCCGCACGCGGCATCCACCCGCTTGCCGGACAGGGGTTCAATCTTGGCATTCGCGATGCGGCGGCCTTGGCCGAGGTTACCGGGGAAGCCAAGCGGGTCGGGCTGGACATCGGCGCGCTCATCACGCTGCGTCGCTACCAGGACTGGCGCAAGTTCGACAGTGCCTCGCTGGCCGCAGGGACGGACATTTTCAACCGGCTGTTCTCCAACGATATCGAGCCGATCCGCCAGATCCGCGGCTTCGGCATGTCGCTGGTCAACAAGATCGGTCCCGCTCGCCGCTTCTTCATGCGCCAGGCCGGCGGCGAGACCGGTGACCCGCCCCGCCTCCTGAAAGGCGAGCGACTGGACGCCGCCTGA
- a CDS encoding LolA family protein, whose amino-acid sequence MITLLASIALLQATDPATAQDEPVSPPTDTSETVTAPTLDPERAIAGINAYLNAVETLRSRFIQIAPDGSFAEGDLALSRPGRLRLDYDEPNPLRIIADGTTVAVEDRALETVDRIPLRSTPLWWLLKPEINISEDAAIVSMESEFGFLYLTLRDPSGEMEGEIMFVFAEPNYELREWFVTDALGEITRVSLTDVQPGVNLNPRLFVIPEPENRRDSRRGR is encoded by the coding sequence ATGATCACGCTACTTGCCTCCATCGCCCTTCTGCAGGCGACCGACCCCGCGACCGCTCAGGACGAGCCGGTGTCACCGCCAACTGACACCAGCGAGACGGTCACCGCACCGACCCTCGACCCGGAGCGGGCGATCGCCGGGATCAATGCCTATCTCAACGCGGTCGAGACCCTCCGGTCGCGCTTCATCCAGATCGCGCCGGACGGCTCCTTTGCCGAGGGCGACCTGGCCCTGTCGCGTCCCGGCCGGCTGCGGCTCGACTATGACGAGCCCAATCCGCTTCGCATCATCGCAGATGGCACCACGGTTGCGGTCGAGGATCGGGCGCTGGAGACCGTCGACCGCATCCCGCTGCGGTCAACCCCGCTCTGGTGGCTGTTGAAGCCGGAAATCAATATTTCCGAGGATGCGGCCATCGTCTCCATGGAAAGCGAATTCGGCTTTCTTTACCTCACGCTTCGCGACCCGTCCGGTGAGATGGAAGGCGAAATCATGTTTGTTTTTGCCGAACCGAATTATGAATTGCGCGAGTGGTTTGTCACCGACGCGCTGGGCGAGATCACCCGCGTGAGCCTGACCGATGTGCAGCCGGGCGTGAACCTGAACCCGCGCCTGTTTGTGATTCCGGAGCCGGAGAATCGTCGTGATTCGAGGCGTGGCCGATAA
- the trxA gene encoding thioredoxin — translation MTLITGANNQDNAVDDLVRDSSDQTFMQDVVEASRDVPVLVDFWAPWCGPCRQLGPMIEKTVLDAGGAVKLVKINIDENPGIAQQLRVQSIPAVFAFKNGQPVDGFTGALPESQIKDFIARISGKGPSEAEIRAIVDRGLAAIEGGDLNGASQDFATVLQIDPGHPGALSGLVRVWLKAGDADKARQILAQIPEDRADDPAVDGARAALELATGRPADDGATAALRQAVAEDASNLQARYDLAEALVAAGDHKGAVDQLIAITALDREWNEQAARTLLLKVFEAAGPVSEVTRDGRRRLSAILFS, via the coding sequence ATGACCCTGATCACAGGCGCCAACAATCAGGACAACGCGGTCGACGACCTGGTTCGCGACTCCTCGGACCAGACTTTCATGCAGGACGTCGTCGAAGCGTCGCGTGATGTGCCGGTCCTGGTGGACTTCTGGGCACCGTGGTGCGGCCCGTGCCGCCAGCTTGGCCCGATGATCGAGAAGACCGTGCTGGACGCCGGCGGTGCCGTGAAGCTTGTGAAGATCAATATCGACGAGAACCCGGGGATCGCCCAGCAATTGCGGGTTCAGTCCATTCCGGCCGTGTTCGCCTTCAAGAACGGCCAACCGGTCGACGGTTTCACCGGGGCACTGCCGGAAAGCCAGATCAAGGATTTCATCGCCCGGATTTCCGGCAAGGGGCCAAGCGAGGCCGAGATCCGCGCGATTGTCGACCGCGGTCTCGCGGCGATCGAGGGCGGCGATCTCAATGGGGCCTCCCAGGATTTCGCTACCGTTTTGCAGATTGATCCGGGGCACCCGGGCGCGCTGTCGGGCCTGGTCCGGGTCTGGCTGAAAGCCGGCGATGCCGACAAAGCGCGCCAGATCCTGGCGCAGATCCCCGAAGACCGCGCCGATGACCCGGCAGTGGACGGTGCCCGCGCAGCGCTCGAGCTGGCAACCGGCAGGCCCGCAGATGACGGTGCAACAGCGGCCCTGCGCCAGGCCGTCGCGGAGGATGCCAGTAATCTCCAGGCGCGTTACGATCTCGCCGAGGCCCTGGTCGCGGCCGGTGATCACAAGGGCGCTGTTGACCAGTTGATCGCCATCACCGCCCTCGACCGGGAATGGAATGAGCAGGCCGCCCGGACGCTTTTGCTCAAAGTCTTCGAGGCCGCCGGCCCGGTATCCGAAGTCACACGGGATGGGCGCCGCCGTCTGTCCGCCATCCTGTTCTCGTAG
- a CDS encoding L,D-transpeptidase family protein: MEWQVSQNGSLALEADTVPAALGRAGVTKASDKREGDGATPLGCYRLRRVLYRADRIARPVTVLPCRAIREDDGWCDAPGDPAYNRPVRLPYPASHEALWREDGLYDIILVLGHNDDPPIAGSGSAIFLHCKRGDYEPTEGCVALAPEHVRTLLAAARPGDGLRIS; encoded by the coding sequence ATGGAATGGCAGGTCAGCCAGAACGGAAGCCTTGCCCTTGAGGCAGACACCGTACCCGCAGCCCTCGGCCGTGCCGGAGTCACAAAGGCGTCAGACAAGCGTGAGGGCGACGGTGCGACCCCGCTCGGATGCTATCGCCTGCGTCGGGTTCTGTATCGGGCCGACCGGATCGCGCGGCCGGTGACCGTCCTGCCCTGCCGGGCCATCCGCGAGGATGACGGCTGGTGTGATGCACCCGGAGACCCGGCTTATAACCGGCCCGTCCGGCTGCCCTACCCGGCATCTCATGAGGCCTTGTGGCGCGAAGACGGCCTCTACGACATCATCCTCGTGCTAGGCCACAATGATGACCCGCCGATTGCCGGGTCCGGGTCGGCGATCTTCCTGCATTGCAAACGGGGTGACTATGAGCCGACCGAGGGCTGTGTGGCTCTGGCTCCGGAGCATGTCCGGACCCTTCTGGCCGCCGCCAGACCGGGCGACGGCCTGCGGATCAGCTAG